Proteins encoded within one genomic window of Haloplanus vescus:
- a CDS encoding alkaline phosphatase family protein encodes MQEIIKKALSKSIDIVGKHSSRIYPSQNIFEKEWDVMLILDACRYDLMNEVAPEFDYLPEIGKSYSLATKTPVWMERTFSEAVNEELAETAYITGNPNSAEFVDPSKMALVDEVWKYAWNNELGTITMEPITDRAISVGRTQNFSRLLVHYMQPHEPFLSSPELGGSDTVERKTGQGSYDEFQSVWSRLENGEIAKEIVWKHYRENLRKVLRNIEILVNNVEADKLVITSDHGNALGEWNQYGHPAYRPIPSIIQVPWIELSSTDSGMYEPDNWEGPELGNVESRLRDLGYI; translated from the coding sequence ATGCAAGAAATAATTAAAAAAGCCCTCTCAAAATCTATCGATATTGTTGGAAAGCATTCATCAAGGATATATCCATCCCAGAATATATTTGAAAAAGAATGGGATGTAATGTTAATTCTTGATGCTTGTCGTTATGATCTCATGAATGAAGTGGCACCTGAATTTGATTATTTACCTGAAATTGGAAAATCATACTCCTTAGCAACCAAGACACCAGTTTGGATGGAACGGACTTTTTCCGAGGCGGTTAATGAGGAACTAGCTGAAACAGCATATATTACGGGTAATCCGAATAGTGCGGAATTCGTTGATCCGTCAAAAATGGCGTTGGTTGACGAAGTTTGGAAATATGCATGGAATAACGAACTGGGAACAATTACTATGGAACCTATCACAGACCGAGCAATATCAGTAGGTCGAACGCAAAATTTCTCCCGTCTATTAGTTCATTATATGCAGCCTCATGAGCCATTTTTATCTTCCCCAGAGCTAGGAGGTTCCGACACCGTTGAACGGAAAACAGGACAAGGATCTTATGATGAATTTCAAAGTGTCTGGTCCCGCTTAGAAAACGGCGAGATAGCAAAAGAGATAGTTTGGAAACACTATCGAGAGAATCTGCGTAAGGTTCTCAGAAATATTGAAATTTTAGTGAATAATGTTGAGGCTGATAAACTCGTTATCACATCGGATCATGGAAATGCCCTTGGGGAGTGGAATCAATATGGACATCCGGCATATCGCCCAATTCCCTCTATTATCCAAGTCCCTTGGATAGAATTGTCTTCAACAGACTCCGGGATGTATGAACCAGATAACTGGGAGGGCCCAGAACTGGGAAACGTTGAATCACGGCTGAGGGATCTCGGATATATTTGA
- a CDS encoding flippase has product MGNYVSNLAKQGGITFIGNLSGRLFGFAYLVIITSLVSPSVYGTFTLGLSVVLFIRGISDLSLHRSIGYFLPKFLQENEKGKATGILYIVALLSVFTTTLAAVLLIVTSQSLARLFDDPLLSTILPVLALAIPIEALIKSVESIFKSIRVLKYRSYTKDFIRPIFRISVTSALLFSGAGIFGLVIGHIFALISSLIAGLVFFYRKCDWFRDETVDYIGKRQIISYSLPLVFAGVIYSIVGRLDQFLIGYFLDSSYVGFYQVSFILASNTLIVLKSLTPVFKPTVASVQNESNQLLTVYRNATRWITLLTLPIATTLFLAPELYLSTFFSPEYTVATGAFLALLIGYLFNSSCGPEGMMLEGLGYTKLTLVNTIILICINGILDVALIPKIGILGAGIATSIGLAVASLVGVVEIYYLRGIHPYSMDWLKLWIAILPAAALGAAILSRNLPSVLLVVILPSTIVIAYVLFLMLLSGFTEEDLSIAKQADEKFDTSIFQKIILWGS; this is encoded by the coding sequence ATGGGGAACTACGTATCAAATCTTGCGAAGCAGGGTGGTATTACGTTTATAGGGAACCTCTCTGGCCGTTTGTTTGGGTTCGCATATCTAGTCATTATCACTAGCTTAGTTTCTCCGAGTGTATATGGAACATTTACACTTGGTTTGTCTGTCGTACTTTTCATTCGTGGTATCTCAGATTTGAGTCTTCACCGATCAATAGGTTACTTTTTGCCAAAATTTTTACAAGAAAATGAAAAAGGAAAAGCAACGGGAATCTTATATATTGTGGCATTATTGTCAGTATTCACCACAACATTAGCAGCTGTTCTTCTGATTGTTACTTCTCAATCATTGGCCCGGCTTTTCGACGATCCTCTTCTCTCCACCATACTTCCAGTTCTTGCGTTAGCAATTCCCATAGAAGCCTTAATTAAATCTGTTGAATCCATATTCAAGTCAATTAGAGTTTTGAAATATAGGTCATATACTAAGGATTTTATTAGGCCAATATTTCGAATATCTGTTACATCTGCACTTCTTTTTTCTGGAGCTGGGATTTTTGGTTTAGTAATTGGACATATATTTGCACTTATCTCATCTCTAATTGCTGGATTAGTTTTTTTCTACCGAAAATGTGATTGGTTTAGAGATGAAACAGTAGATTATATTGGGAAAAGACAAATCATCTCATACTCTCTCCCTCTAGTCTTTGCAGGTGTTATCTATTCAATAGTTGGGCGCTTGGATCAATTTCTCATAGGATATTTTTTAGATTCTTCTTATGTTGGATTTTACCAGGTTTCCTTTATTTTAGCCTCTAACACACTTATTGTACTCAAGTCTCTCACTCCTGTGTTTAAACCAACTGTTGCCAGTGTACAAAATGAATCGAACCAGCTCTTGACTGTATATAGGAACGCGACCCGATGGATAACACTACTCACACTTCCAATTGCCACAACTCTTTTTCTTGCCCCTGAACTGTATCTTTCAACCTTCTTTTCCCCAGAATATACTGTTGCCACAGGTGCTTTCTTGGCTTTACTTATTGGATATCTATTTAATTCTTCCTGCGGTCCTGAAGGAATGATGCTTGAAGGGCTAGGATACACTAAATTAACTCTGGTGAATACGATAATACTCATATGTATAAACGGTATATTAGATGTTGCTCTAATCCCTAAAATAGGGATTCTCGGAGCCGGGATTGCCACAAGTATAGGCCTGGCAGTTGCTAGTTTAGTTGGCGTCGTTGAGATCTACTACCTTCGCGGAATCCACCCTTACTCGATGGATTGGCTAAAGCTCTGGATAGCGATTTTGCCAGCCGCAGCACTTGGAGCCGCTATTCTGTCTAGAAATTTGCCCTCCGTACTTTTAGTGGTTATATTACCTAGCACTATTGTGATCGCATATGTTCTTTTTCTCATGTTGCTCTCCGGATTTACGGAAGAAGATCTGAGTATTGCCAAACAGGCTGATGAAAAATTTGATACCTCTATTTTTCAGAAGATTATACTGTGGGGTTCATAG
- a CDS encoding dTDP-4-dehydrorhamnose 3,5-epimerase family protein: MIHDVEVRDLKVNVDERGHLVEIFREDWREYDSEPAMSYYSMSYPGVIRAWHRHTRGQIDHFICPQGRIKVGIYDDRDDSPTKGEVNKFIIGEHDQQIIRIPGDCWHGFKVVGNEQAILLNFPTNLYDYEDPDEERLPPDTDEIPMDWDETPN, translated from the coding sequence ATGATTCATGATGTCGAAGTCCGCGACCTCAAAGTGAACGTTGACGAGCGCGGCCACTTGGTTGAGATCTTCCGCGAGGATTGGAGAGAATACGATTCAGAACCCGCAATGTCATACTACTCAATGTCCTACCCGGGCGTCATTCGTGCTTGGCACCGCCATACACGAGGCCAAATAGATCACTTCATCTGCCCCCAAGGACGAATCAAGGTCGGCATCTACGACGACCGCGACGACTCTCCGACAAAAGGCGAGGTGAACAAATTCATCATCGGCGAGCACGACCAACAGATCATCCGGATCCCGGGCGACTGTTGGCACGGGTTCAAAGTCGTCGGGAACGAGCAGGCAATCCTCCTCAACTTCCCGACGAACCTCTACGACTACGAGGATCCGGACGAAGAACGCCTCCCTCCAGACACAGACGAAATCCCTATGGACTGGGACGAGACGCCTAACTAA